From a single Couchioplanes caeruleus genomic region:
- a CDS encoding glycosyl hydrolase family 18 protein, with product MKLKMRYLAALAVALTGTAAAVIPMTASNAAVACAGAWSPSAVYTKDMTASQSGHNYTAKWWTQNESPATHSGQWDVWADNGVCGGTTDPTTPPPTGPTTPPSTGTKMASAPYIYPGWGNPPAPSTVMNATGIKAFTMAFVLANGCNPVWDGEGGLTGGVHASTINAIKAAGGSVVPSIGGWSGNKLGPNCSTPEALAGAYQKVIDAFQLGAIDIDIENSDEFENTVVQDRILNALKIVKQKNPNVKTILTFGTSTTGPNYFGTRLVQQAKALNANIDIFTQMPFDFGGGADMYASTVGASEGLKNLLKSTFGYTDAQAYSHMGISGMNGLSDQQELTSPDTWTRIRDYAKSKGFARFTFWAVNRDRGCAGGGVVSNCSGIAQADWEFTRISAGF from the coding sequence ATGAAGCTCAAGATGCGCTACCTGGCCGCCCTCGCGGTGGCCCTCACCGGAACCGCGGCCGCCGTCATCCCCATGACCGCCTCCAACGCGGCCGTCGCCTGCGCCGGTGCCTGGAGCCCGTCCGCGGTCTACACCAAGGACATGACGGCCTCTCAGAGCGGCCACAACTACACGGCCAAGTGGTGGACCCAGAACGAGAGCCCGGCCACGCACAGCGGGCAGTGGGACGTCTGGGCCGACAACGGCGTGTGCGGTGGCACCACCGACCCGACCACGCCTCCGCCCACCGGCCCGACCACGCCGCCCTCGACCGGGACCAAGATGGCGTCGGCGCCGTACATCTACCCGGGCTGGGGCAACCCGCCGGCGCCCTCGACCGTCATGAACGCCACCGGGATCAAGGCGTTCACCATGGCGTTCGTGCTCGCCAACGGCTGCAACCCGGTCTGGGACGGCGAGGGTGGCCTGACCGGCGGCGTGCACGCCAGCACGATCAACGCGATCAAGGCGGCCGGCGGCAGCGTGGTCCCGTCGATCGGCGGCTGGAGCGGTAACAAGCTCGGCCCGAACTGCTCGACGCCGGAGGCGCTCGCCGGGGCGTACCAGAAGGTCATCGACGCCTTCCAGCTCGGCGCGATCGACATCGACATCGAGAACTCCGACGAGTTCGAGAACACCGTCGTGCAGGACCGCATCCTCAACGCGCTGAAGATCGTCAAGCAGAAGAACCCGAACGTGAAGACGATCCTCACCTTCGGCACCTCCACCACCGGCCCGAACTACTTCGGCACCCGGCTCGTGCAGCAGGCCAAGGCGCTCAACGCGAACATCGACATCTTCACCCAGATGCCGTTCGACTTCGGCGGCGGCGCGGACATGTACGCCAGCACGGTCGGCGCCTCCGAGGGCCTGAAGAACCTGCTCAAGAGCACGTTCGGCTACACCGACGCGCAGGCGTACTCGCACATGGGCATCTCCGGCATGAACGGCCTGTCCGACCAGCAGGAGCTGACCAGCCCGGACACGTGGACCCGGATCCGGGACTACGCCAAGAGCAAGGGCTTCGCCCGATTCACCTTCTGGGCGGTCAACCGTGACCGTGGCTGCGCCGGCGGCGGCGTGGTCTCCAACTGCTCGGGCATCGCGCAGGCGGACTGGGAGTTCACCCGGATCAGCGCCGGGTTCTGA
- a CDS encoding DedA family protein has protein sequence MHVLAAETDLNGLTGLTGWVASVIESLGAVGVGLLVALENLIPPIPSEIVLSMAGYLASEGKVNLVVVTIAATAGSVVGALALYWLGHALGEDRLRHWLDRIPLVDADDLDKADRWFGKHEKSAVLFGRMAPVVRSLISIPAGANHMPLGQFTLFTTIGSGVWNCIFVGAGYALGSRWQNVEQYSTWINYAVWALIVLVTVQWVVKKVRKRRRAAADR, from the coding sequence ATGCATGTCCTGGCAGCGGAGACCGACCTCAACGGGCTCACCGGGCTGACCGGCTGGGTCGCGTCCGTGATCGAGTCCCTCGGTGCGGTGGGCGTCGGCCTGCTCGTCGCCCTGGAGAACCTCATCCCGCCGATCCCGAGCGAGATCGTGCTGTCGATGGCGGGCTACCTCGCCAGCGAGGGCAAGGTCAACCTGGTCGTCGTCACGATCGCGGCCACGGCCGGCTCGGTGGTGGGCGCGCTGGCGCTCTACTGGCTGGGTCACGCGCTGGGCGAGGACCGGCTGCGCCACTGGCTCGACCGCATCCCGCTGGTGGACGCCGACGACCTGGACAAGGCCGACCGGTGGTTCGGGAAGCACGAGAAGTCCGCCGTGCTGTTCGGCCGGATGGCGCCGGTCGTGCGCAGCCTCATCTCGATCCCGGCCGGGGCCAACCACATGCCGCTCGGCCAGTTCACGCTCTTCACCACGATCGGCAGCGGCGTCTGGAACTGCATCTTCGTCGGCGCCGGGTACGCCCTCGGCTCCCGCTGGCAGAACGTCGAGCAGTACAGCACCTGGATCAACTACGCGGTCTGGGCGCTGATCGTGCTGGTCACCGTGCAGTGGGTCGTCAAGAAGGTCCGCAAACGCCGGCGCGCGGCCGCGGATCGATGA
- a CDS encoding MFS transporter permease: MVAWLTAPVPRGRVAAFRTLIYLFVAADLVIFTPWVRHHASTPGDLYEPLLVGRLLHLPTPTSLLVHAIFWVLLAVSLAAATGRAPRLLGWTVFALYFEWMIIAMSYGKVDHDRVGLLVALAALPTVGRARHGDPTRTEAGGWALRVTQIAVVCTYFLAAWAKVRFGGPGWVTSSVLARAIVRRGTDLADLIAGVPYLLILAQFGIMFFELTSPAIFLLHGKWRNRAVAFFYSFHAVTFATITISFAPHLAALASFLALEKVRPVEWSRGFLRRRSGHVEPHERPVV, from the coding sequence GTGGTCGCGTGGCTGACCGCGCCCGTGCCGAGGGGCCGCGTCGCCGCGTTCCGGACGCTGATCTACCTCTTCGTCGCCGCCGACCTGGTGATCTTCACGCCCTGGGTACGCCACCATGCAAGCACCCCCGGCGACCTCTACGAGCCGCTGCTCGTGGGCCGGCTGCTGCACCTGCCCACGCCCACGTCGCTGCTGGTGCACGCCATCTTCTGGGTGCTGCTGGCGGTCTCGCTGGCGGCCGCCACCGGGCGCGCGCCCCGGCTGCTCGGCTGGACGGTCTTCGCGCTGTACTTCGAGTGGATGATCATCGCGATGAGCTACGGCAAGGTCGACCACGACCGGGTCGGCCTGCTCGTCGCCCTGGCCGCGCTGCCCACGGTGGGGCGGGCCCGGCACGGCGATCCGACGCGTACGGAGGCCGGCGGCTGGGCGCTGCGGGTCACCCAGATCGCGGTCGTGTGCACGTACTTCCTGGCGGCCTGGGCGAAGGTGCGGTTCGGCGGGCCCGGCTGGGTGACCAGCTCGGTGCTCGCCCGGGCCATCGTCCGGCGCGGCACGGACCTGGCCGACCTCATCGCCGGGGTGCCGTACCTGTTGATCCTCGCGCAGTTCGGGATCATGTTCTTCGAGCTGACGAGCCCGGCCATCTTCCTGCTCCACGGCAAGTGGCGTAACCGGGCGGTCGCGTTCTTCTACTCGTTCCACGCCGTCACGTTCGCGACCATCACGATCTCGTTCGCGCCGCACCTCGCCGCGCTGGCGAGCTTCCTGGCTCTCGAGAAGGTTCGTCCCGTGGAGTGGTCACGGGGTTTCCTGCGGCGGCGCTCCGGTCATGTAGAGCCGCATGAGCGACCGGTGGTATGA
- a CDS encoding alpha-amylase family protein, giving the protein MSDRWYEKAVVYCLDIDTFADSNGDGVGDIRGLIGRLDYLARLGVTCLWLNPIHPTPNRDDGYDVQDFYNVDPRFGNLGDFAELLHQAGNRGIKVIIDLVVNHTSDQHPWFQSARSSADSPYRDWYVWSDTQPADRHQGMVFPGEQNETWTYDRTAKQWYYHRFYKFQPDLNIKNPQVREEIKKICAFWLQLGVAGFRMDAVPFIIEETEPGNPNSPKDLAFLTDLRQHIQWRKGDAVLLAEANVEPDQLKHFFGDGGGSSNRIHMLFDFMLNGRLMLALARHDPEQIIDALRDTPALPDGGQWATFLRNHDEVDLSRLTAEQRNDVFAEFGPDEDMQLYGRGIRRRLAPMLGGDRRRIELAYALQFSLRGTPVLRYGEEIGMGDDLSQEGRDAIRTPMQWSSLPNAGFSTAAPKDLVRPVVSDPEYGYETVNVTLQRHDPTSLLSWFERMIRTLREAPEVGSGTCRHVDVPVPPGVLVHRADDTTGTMVFIHNLGPDEGVVDLSSLEPEAQFPNDILADREYPDLGKLDALPIAGYGYRWVRLCRKP; this is encoded by the coding sequence ATGAGCGACCGGTGGTATGAGAAGGCAGTCGTCTATTGCCTGGACATCGACACGTTCGCCGACTCGAACGGCGACGGCGTCGGTGACATCCGCGGCCTGATCGGGCGGCTGGACTACCTCGCCCGGCTGGGCGTGACGTGCCTGTGGCTCAACCCGATCCACCCCACGCCGAACCGCGACGACGGCTACGACGTCCAGGACTTCTACAACGTGGACCCGCGCTTTGGGAACCTCGGCGACTTCGCGGAGCTGCTGCACCAGGCGGGCAACCGGGGCATCAAGGTCATCATCGACCTGGTCGTCAACCACACCTCCGACCAGCACCCGTGGTTCCAGTCGGCGCGGTCGTCGGCGGACTCGCCGTACCGGGACTGGTACGTCTGGTCCGACACCCAGCCGGCGGACCGCCACCAGGGCATGGTCTTCCCCGGCGAGCAGAACGAGACGTGGACCTACGACCGGACCGCCAAGCAGTGGTACTACCACCGCTTCTACAAGTTCCAGCCGGACCTCAACATCAAGAACCCGCAGGTCCGCGAGGAGATCAAGAAGATCTGTGCCTTCTGGCTGCAGCTCGGCGTCGCCGGTTTCCGGATGGACGCGGTGCCGTTCATCATCGAGGAGACCGAGCCGGGCAACCCGAACTCGCCCAAGGACCTGGCCTTCCTCACCGACCTGCGCCAGCACATCCAGTGGCGCAAGGGCGACGCCGTCCTGCTCGCCGAGGCCAACGTCGAACCGGACCAGCTCAAGCACTTCTTCGGCGACGGCGGCGGCTCCTCGAACCGCATCCACATGCTCTTCGACTTCATGCTCAACGGCCGGCTCATGCTGGCGCTGGCCCGCCACGACCCGGAGCAGATCATCGACGCGCTGCGCGACACCCCGGCCCTGCCGGACGGCGGTCAGTGGGCGACGTTCCTGCGCAACCACGACGAGGTCGATCTCTCCCGGCTCACCGCCGAGCAGCGCAACGACGTCTTCGCCGAGTTCGGTCCCGACGAGGACATGCAGCTGTACGGCCGCGGCATCCGGCGCCGGCTCGCCCCGATGCTGGGCGGCGACCGGCGGCGCATCGAGCTCGCGTACGCCCTGCAGTTCAGCCTGCGGGGCACCCCGGTGCTGCGCTACGGCGAGGAGATCGGGATGGGCGACGACCTCTCGCAGGAGGGGCGCGACGCCATCCGTACGCCCATGCAGTGGTCCTCCCTGCCCAACGCCGGCTTCTCGACGGCCGCGCCCAAGGACCTGGTCCGCCCGGTCGTCTCGGACCCGGAGTACGGATACGAGACGGTCAACGTGACGCTGCAGCGGCACGATCCGACGTCGCTGCTGTCGTGGTTCGAGCGGATGATCCGCACGCTGCGCGAGGCGCCGGAGGTCGGCAGCGGCACCTGCAGGCACGTCGACGTCCCGGTCCCCCCGGGTGTGCTCGTGCACCGGGCCGACGACACCACCGGCACGATGGTCTTCATCCACAACCTCGGCCCGGACGAGGGCGTCGTCGACCTGAGCTCGCTGGAGCCGGAGGCGCAGTTCCCCAACGACATCCTCGCCGACCGCGAGTATCCGGACCTCGGCAAGCTGGACGCCCTGCCGATCGCCGGCTACGGATACCGCTGGGTCCGCCTCTGCCGCAAGCCGTGA
- the fabG gene encoding 3-oxoacyl-ACP reductase FabG yields the protein MTQPSRVAIVTGAARGIGEATARKLAADGLAVAVVDLDEGACANTVTAIHDAGGTALAVGADVSNPDQVTAAVEKVVNELGAPTVLVNNAGVLRDNLLFKMSDDDWETVMAVHLRGAFLFSRAVQKHMVDAGWGRIVSLSSTSALGNRGQANYAAAKAGLQGFTKTLAIELGRFGITANAVAPGFIVTDMTAATAARVGVDFADFEKAAISQIPVGRAGRPEDVAHTVSFLVSEGAGFVSGQVIYVAGGPRG from the coding sequence ATGACCCAGCCGAGTCGGGTAGCGATCGTCACCGGAGCCGCACGCGGCATCGGCGAGGCGACCGCGCGCAAGCTCGCCGCCGACGGCCTGGCCGTCGCGGTCGTCGACCTCGACGAGGGCGCGTGCGCCAACACGGTCACGGCGATCCACGACGCGGGCGGCACCGCGCTCGCCGTCGGTGCCGACGTGTCGAACCCGGACCAGGTCACCGCGGCGGTCGAGAAGGTGGTCAACGAGCTGGGCGCGCCCACCGTCCTGGTGAACAACGCCGGCGTGCTGCGCGACAACCTGCTCTTCAAGATGAGCGACGACGACTGGGAGACCGTCATGGCGGTCCACCTGCGCGGCGCGTTCCTGTTCAGCCGGGCGGTGCAGAAGCACATGGTGGACGCCGGCTGGGGCCGCATCGTCAGCCTGTCCAGCACGTCCGCGCTGGGCAACCGGGGCCAGGCCAACTACGCCGCCGCCAAGGCCGGCCTGCAGGGCTTCACCAAGACCCTCGCGATCGAGCTGGGCCGCTTCGGCATCACCGCCAACGCGGTCGCGCCGGGGTTCATCGTGACCGACATGACCGCCGCCACCGCCGCGCGCGTGGGCGTCGACTTCGCGGACTTTGAGAAGGCGGCGATCAGTCAGATTCCCGTCGGCCGGGCGGGCCGTCCCGAAGACGTCGCCCACACCGTATCCTTCCTGGTCAGTGAGGGAGCGGGGTTCGTGTCCGGCCAGGTGATCTACGTGGCCGGCGGTCCCCGCGGGTAG
- a CDS encoding glutathionylspermidine synthase family protein, producing MRRVPYGPVRDGWRLTNYSLGLTYNDTELPDGTMISYWQEGPYYEFSEAEIEELETATSVLHQMCLDAGDWMVRQCPRRTLEGRRQGYFASVCTPESCFLTKIGIPEYAHEQIIRTWFDGDAETWTHRDKDPDGTVPMQTPDYSPSIYGRFDLWYNGAGSVPRLLEFNAQTPTSLVESAVIQWHWVDQTNLTQHPWRQWNSIHDRLVGWEAADGEPANPGAWRRNIGKLREARPWLPEKPKIYFAYETSETSGEDRMNVAYLMATAEEAGYPVELIAMSQIGWDVAGDRVLFVPAPGQEHKAEPIDVIFMLYPWEWFWNEEGGKAFFRNMADPAKRGTVWIEPPYKAALLGNKALLPVLWKLFGDDPERGKYLLPAYFAESSSAAKLTSYAKKPVWGREGGSVTLVKDGVTITEHPSEYGADGRFVVQELLELPSYDGLEGTVHPVIGSWLIDGEPAGMGIREGLGTDGLVTKDRCNFLPHLIS from the coding sequence GTGCGCCGGGTCCCGTACGGGCCGGTCCGCGACGGCTGGCGGCTCACCAACTACAGCCTCGGGCTGACCTACAACGACACCGAGCTGCCGGACGGGACGATGATCTCGTACTGGCAGGAGGGGCCGTACTACGAGTTCTCCGAGGCCGAGATCGAGGAGCTGGAGACGGCGACCTCGGTGCTGCACCAGATGTGCCTCGACGCCGGCGACTGGATGGTCCGGCAGTGCCCGCGGCGCACGCTCGAGGGCCGCCGCCAGGGCTACTTCGCCTCCGTGTGCACCCCGGAGAGCTGCTTCCTGACGAAGATCGGCATCCCGGAGTACGCGCACGAGCAGATCATCCGTACCTGGTTCGACGGCGACGCGGAGACCTGGACCCACCGGGACAAGGACCCCGACGGCACGGTCCCGATGCAGACGCCGGACTACTCGCCGAGCATCTACGGCCGCTTCGACCTCTGGTACAACGGCGCCGGCAGCGTCCCCCGGCTGCTCGAGTTCAACGCGCAGACCCCCACGTCGCTGGTCGAGTCCGCGGTCATCCAGTGGCACTGGGTCGACCAGACCAACCTGACCCAGCACCCGTGGCGGCAGTGGAACTCCATCCACGACCGCCTCGTCGGCTGGGAGGCCGCCGACGGCGAGCCCGCCAACCCGGGCGCCTGGCGGCGCAACATCGGCAAGCTCCGCGAGGCCCGGCCCTGGCTGCCGGAGAAACCGAAGATCTATTTCGCGTACGAGACGAGCGAGACGTCCGGTGAGGACCGGATGAACGTCGCCTACCTGATGGCCACCGCCGAGGAGGCCGGCTACCCGGTCGAGCTCATCGCCATGAGCCAGATCGGCTGGGACGTGGCGGGCGACCGCGTGCTCTTCGTCCCCGCCCCCGGCCAGGAGCACAAGGCCGAGCCGATCGACGTGATCTTCATGCTGTACCCGTGGGAGTGGTTCTGGAACGAGGAGGGCGGCAAGGCCTTCTTCCGCAACATGGCCGACCCGGCGAAACGGGGCACGGTGTGGATCGAGCCTCCGTACAAGGCGGCGCTGCTGGGCAACAAGGCGCTGCTGCCGGTGCTGTGGAAGCTGTTCGGCGACGACCCCGAGCGCGGCAAGTACCTGCTGCCGGCGTACTTCGCGGAGTCCTCGTCGGCGGCCAAGCTGACCAGCTACGCCAAGAAGCCCGTCTGGGGCCGTGAGGGCGGATCGGTCACCCTGGTCAAGGACGGGGTCACAATCACCGAACACCCCTCCGAGTACGGCGCGGACGGCCGGTTCGTGGTGCAGGAGCTGCTCGAACTGCCGTCGTACGACGGTCTGGAGGGGACGGTGCACCCGGTGATCGGCTCCTGGCTGATCGACGGCGAGCCGGCGGGCATGGGCATCCGCGAAGGGCTGGGCACGGACGGCCTGGTCACGAAGGACCGCTGCAACTTCCTGCCGCACCTCATCAGCTGA
- a CDS encoding ATP-binding protein, with translation MVGPELARLVALLRQARTDLMDVEVKAAAGGLPKSVRDTLSAFSNDRGGTLLLGLDENDDFRPAVGFDAARIRDALASACSDDLHPPVRAEIDIVPFGGSLVVVGEVGELDPRFKPCYVAARGEYNGSFTRGGDGDRRLTDFEIHLLHTNRGQPEDDRQPVANALPEDLESVEVRALVDRVRLRQPRAFANLSSEQVLRRLNVLAEDQEGRLRPTLGGLLALGAYPQQFFPQLNVTFVVYPGLSAEDVPVNGPRFLDNRSFDGPIPVMVDEAVTAVLRNTSVRSFVEGAGRTDVYDYPAEAVREAVANALLHRDYSPYSRGAPVQITLYADRLVVANPGGLFGAVTTDDLGGEGVTSTRNSVLAKLLQDVRLPESGRMVCENRASGIPTMLRELRRIGSPPPEFHSRITRFKVVMPRHALLGDETMRWIAGLHQRGLTPTQHLALAEMRAGRPVTNGSMRNLGLEAHRATAELSDLVNRGVAVRIGERRHARYVLAPADGSAERGFEALPPARSVEEEVLAAFTDQSELSRRELEQCTGLSWTKVLRALNTLEAQGRIAFTAPARSPHRRYRRVDER, from the coding sequence GTGGTCGGTCCGGAACTCGCGCGGCTTGTCGCCCTGCTGCGGCAAGCGCGTACCGACCTCATGGATGTCGAGGTCAAGGCGGCGGCCGGAGGGCTGCCGAAGTCGGTGCGGGACACGCTGAGCGCGTTCAGCAACGACCGAGGCGGCACGCTCCTCCTGGGGCTGGACGAGAATGACGACTTCCGTCCCGCCGTGGGCTTCGATGCGGCGCGGATCCGGGATGCGCTTGCCTCAGCGTGTAGTGACGACCTGCATCCGCCCGTGCGCGCGGAGATTGACATCGTCCCCTTCGGGGGCTCGCTGGTGGTCGTGGGTGAGGTCGGCGAGCTCGACCCGCGCTTCAAGCCGTGTTACGTCGCCGCTCGCGGTGAATACAACGGGTCTTTCACCCGGGGTGGAGACGGTGACCGCCGGCTCACCGATTTCGAGATCCACCTCCTTCACACCAACCGCGGTCAGCCGGAGGACGACCGGCAGCCGGTCGCCAACGCTCTGCCGGAAGACCTGGAGTCCGTGGAAGTGCGAGCTCTGGTCGACAGGGTTCGTCTCCGGCAACCGCGAGCTTTCGCCAATCTCTCGTCAGAGCAGGTGCTGCGCAGACTCAACGTGCTTGCTGAGGATCAGGAGGGCCGGCTCCGGCCGACCCTCGGGGGGCTCTTGGCGCTCGGTGCGTATCCGCAGCAGTTCTTTCCTCAGCTCAATGTGACCTTCGTGGTCTATCCGGGGCTGTCAGCTGAGGATGTACCGGTCAATGGGCCCCGGTTCCTCGACAACAGGTCCTTCGACGGACCGATTCCCGTGATGGTTGATGAAGCCGTCACGGCGGTCCTTCGTAACACGTCCGTGCGGTCGTTCGTCGAAGGCGCTGGACGTACCGATGTGTACGACTACCCGGCAGAGGCTGTCCGCGAGGCGGTCGCGAACGCTCTGCTGCATCGGGATTACTCCCCGTACTCCCGAGGGGCGCCCGTGCAGATCACTCTGTATGCGGACCGACTGGTCGTTGCCAATCCGGGTGGACTGTTTGGCGCCGTGACCACGGACGACTTGGGCGGTGAGGGGGTCACGTCGACGCGTAATTCCGTGCTGGCGAAGTTGCTGCAGGACGTTCGTCTGCCGGAGAGCGGCCGCATGGTGTGCGAGAACCGGGCCAGCGGAATTCCGACGATGCTCCGTGAACTCCGCCGGATCGGATCGCCGCCACCGGAGTTCCACAGTCGTATCACTCGCTTCAAGGTCGTCATGCCGAGGCATGCCCTCCTGGGTGACGAGACCATGAGGTGGATTGCCGGCCTTCATCAGAGGGGTCTCACACCGACCCAGCATCTGGCTTTGGCCGAGATGCGCGCAGGCCGCCCGGTGACCAACGGCTCCATGCGAAATCTGGGCCTGGAGGCGCACCGTGCGACCGCCGAGCTTTCCGACCTCGTCAACCGGGGTGTTGCGGTGCGGATCGGTGAACGGCGCCATGCTCGTTATGTTCTGGCCCCTGCCGATGGCAGTGCTGAACGCGGGTTCGAAGCACTGCCGCCCGCGAGGAGCGTCGAAGAGGAGGTGCTGGCCGCGTTCACGGATCAATCCGAGTTGAGTCGCCGGGAGCTGGAACAATGTACGGGCCTGAGCTGGACGAAGGTTCTTCGAGCTTTGAACACGCTCGAGGCTCAGGGGCGGATTGCGTTCACTGCACCGGCCCGCTCACCCCACCGACGCTATCGGCGCGTCGATGAGCGGTGA
- a CDS encoding sigma-70 family RNA polymerase sigma factor, with amino-acid sequence MAQPTHARDDAVVVAARAGDRAAWNELARRHLPMVYTLVRQALHDDPGVDDVVQDVMVRALRQLSDLRSPGSFRPWLAAIAVRQIGSHLAREEVAARRAVPLGEVTGRPDAGAEVEGPALLRAELAGQRRQVGHATRWMGADERTVFSLWWLETVGELTRRDVAAALGTSVAHAGVRIQRMREQLEAARRVVAALEAMPGCGVLGEVAAEWDGVPGGYWRKRLTRHVESCRVCGAAAGGLVPLDRLLAGIALLPVPVALTAAVLGKTSAGGVAVTSWLGRVVQVAVAHPLAVTVASGMLVVGVTASAAAVVPFTRSSVAAAPALPRPGPPQPDPPAGALRTGRVSLESATSAGRFVAVAGDQGVLVTIGPGSDAATRERTTLIAEAGLADASCFSFRRPDGRYLRHSSFRLRLSADEGTVLFRRDATFCGQDGFVDDSVSLESYNYRGFFLRHVGDQLWIDQFDGSDAFRADSSFRVRPPR; translated from the coding sequence GTGGCCCAGCCGACCCACGCCCGTGACGACGCCGTCGTCGTCGCCGCGCGTGCCGGTGACCGGGCCGCGTGGAACGAGCTGGCGCGTCGTCATCTGCCGATGGTGTACACGCTCGTCCGGCAGGCGCTGCACGACGATCCGGGCGTGGACGACGTGGTGCAGGACGTCATGGTGCGCGCGCTGCGGCAGCTGTCCGACCTGCGGTCGCCGGGCAGCTTCCGGCCGTGGCTCGCCGCCATCGCCGTACGCCAGATCGGCAGCCACCTGGCCCGGGAGGAGGTCGCCGCCCGCCGCGCGGTGCCGCTCGGCGAGGTGACCGGCCGTCCGGATGCCGGCGCGGAGGTGGAGGGGCCGGCGCTGCTCCGGGCCGAGCTGGCGGGTCAGCGCCGCCAGGTGGGGCACGCGACCCGGTGGATGGGCGCGGACGAGCGGACCGTGTTCTCGCTGTGGTGGCTGGAGACGGTCGGCGAGCTGACCCGCCGTGACGTCGCCGCGGCCCTCGGGACGAGCGTCGCTCATGCTGGCGTACGGATCCAGCGGATGCGTGAGCAGCTCGAAGCCGCCCGGCGGGTCGTCGCGGCGCTCGAGGCGATGCCCGGTTGTGGCGTCCTCGGCGAGGTCGCGGCGGAGTGGGACGGGGTCCCGGGCGGGTACTGGCGGAAACGGCTGACCCGGCACGTCGAATCCTGCCGGGTCTGCGGCGCCGCCGCCGGTGGGCTCGTACCGCTGGACCGCCTGCTGGCGGGGATCGCGCTGCTTCCCGTGCCCGTCGCGCTGACGGCCGCGGTGCTCGGCAAGACGTCCGCGGGCGGTGTGGCCGTCACCTCGTGGCTGGGCCGGGTCGTGCAGGTGGCCGTCGCTCATCCGCTGGCGGTGACGGTCGCGTCCGGGATGCTGGTCGTCGGCGTCACGGCGTCCGCCGCCGCCGTCGTGCCGTTCACCCGCTCGAGCGTCGCCGCGGCGCCGGCGCTGCCCCGGCCCGGGCCGCCGCAACCGGATCCGCCGGCCGGGGCGCTGCGTACCGGCCGGGTGTCGCTGGAGTCGGCCACCTCGGCCGGCCGGTTCGTCGCCGTGGCGGGGGACCAGGGTGTGCTCGTCACGATCGGCCCGGGGAGCGACGCCGCGACGCGCGAGCGAACCACCTTGATCGCGGAGGCCGGGCTCGCCGACGCGTCGTGCTTCTCGTTCCGCCGGCCGGACGGGCGCTACCTGCGCCATTCGTCGTTCCGGCTGCGGCTCAGCGCGGACGAGGGGACCGTTCTCTTCCGGCGGGATGCGACGTTCTGCGGTCAGGACGGCTTCGTGGACGACTCGGTGTCGCTGGAGTCGTACAACTACCGTGGATTCTTCCTGCGCCATGTCGGCGATCAGCTGTGGATCGACCAGTTCGACGGCAGCGACGCGTTCCGGGCCGACAGCTCGTTCCGGGTGCGACCGCCACGCTGA